In Kwoniella pini CBS 10737 chromosome 2, complete sequence, a single genomic region encodes these proteins:
- a CDS encoding gamma-glutamyltransferase — MSSTPFRRSEEISETNPLLTNSIEDANAEEEGLDRPLVERRLSPAWQFWNHPPFQKRVRFDDVTDTRRYSQHTEDDESILPISNENENHKIHKHHHRPLYQKYGQWVMYMILILLGMIIGTIFSREFWKRNNELGDGPMVPPVWTLPPPTGLPRNEAYLIQAQNGAVASEDKTCSDLGLSILKDKNGSAVDSAITTTLCIGLLNGFSSGIGGGGFMVIRIPQIYNSSFELVDELISEGEEKVIAIDFRETSPDKSEKEMYGEKKAGRVAAQVGGLAVGVPGELRGLELAHQMYGKLPWEEVVMPVAELARGWRVSRELARRLRLFGQFMLSSPAWSAVYAPRGTLLVEGEYVQRINYGKTLEVIAREGAQAFYEGEIAASSIETIGSAGGVMDLDDLKGYKARAYTAIHSRFMGKEVYTTDVPSSGGILLAFLRLIEPYNIPFTGGLKSPLNVHRLLEGMKFAFGARSEITDPAPQFGGNLTRFEEFYKGDWADEKRKMLDDNRTHPIEYYGLQHDTPIDHGTTHLSVLDQWGGGASVTSTVNLIWGSHVMDPKTGIIFNDEQDDFSVPGAADAFGLWPSPWNYPQPGKRPLSSTSAAILLTPATKQSPSSIYAVIGGSGGSRIFPSILQVLLNLFSGMDISQSIEACRVHNQIVPPLTTIEVGPEGSPEEIIKDLKERGQEVGEFDVNIGISEVQAIVIENGTIWAASDSRKNGVAAGY; from the exons ATGTCCTCAACACCTTTTAGGCGATCCGAAGAAATCTCCGAAACCAATCCTCTTCTTACCAATTCAATCGAAGATGCAaatgctgaagaagaaggattagatCGACCATTAGTTGAAAGACGATTATCACCAGCATGGCAATTTTGGAATCATCCTCCATTTCAGAAACGTGtaagatttgatgatgtaaCGGATACAAGGAGGTATTCTCAACatacagaagatgatgaatcaataTTACCAATATCGAATGAAAATGAGAATCATAAAATACATAAACATCATCATAGACCTTTATATCAAAAATATGGTCAATGGGTTATGTATATGATCTTAATACTTTTGGGTATGATTATAGGTACAATATTTTCAAGAGAATTTTGGAAGAGGaataatgaattaggtgATGGACCAATGGTTCCTCCAGTATGGACTTTACCACCA CCAACTGGTTTACCACGTAATGAAGCTTATCTtattcaagctcaaaatggAGCCGTGGCATCAGAAGATAAAACATGTTCTGACCTGGGTTTATCAATTctaaaagataaaaatggATCAGCAGTAGATTCAGCTATAACGACAACACTTTGTATTGGTTTACTTAATGGATTTTCAAGTGGAattggaggtggtggatttATGGTTATTAGAATACCTCAAAtttataattcatcttttgaattagttgatgaattgataagtgaaggagaagaaaaagtgATTGCTATAGATTTTAGAGAAACTAGTCCTGataaaagtgaaaaagaaatgtaTGGAGAGAAAAAAGCTGGAAGAGTCGCTGCTCAAGTTGGAGGCTTGGCTGTTGGTGTTCCAGGTGAATTGAGGGGTTTGGAATTGG CTCATCAGATGTACGGTAAATTACCTTGGGAAGAGGTTGTTATGCCCGTAGCTGAATTGGCTAGAGGGTGGAGAGTTAGCAGGGAATTGGCAAGGAGATTAAGG CTCTTTGG TCAATTTATGTTATCTTCACCAGCGTGGTCGGCAGTTTATGCACCACGTGGTACATTACTAGTAGAAGGAGAATACGTTCAGAGGATCAATTATGGAAAGACCCTCGAGGTGATTGCTCGAGAAGGTGCTCAAGCGTTCTATGAAGGTGAGATTGCAGCGAGTAGTATCGAAACCATCGGGTCTGCTGGTGGAGTTATGGATCTCGATGAC CTGAAAGGCTACAAAGCTCGGGCGTACACCGCCATTCATTCGAGGTTTATGGGCAAGGAAGTATATACAACTGATGTACCATCATC GGGAGGTATCTTACTTGCTTTCCTCAGGCTGATTGAACCCTACAACATTCCTTTTACTGGTGGTCTGAAGAGCCCATTGAACGTCCACCGTCTCTTAGAAGGGATGAAATTCGCTTTTGGAGCTCGTAGTGAAATTACAGATCCTGCGCCGCAATTTGGAGGGAATCTGACCAGGTTTGAGGAATTTTATAAAGGCGACTGGGCAGatgagaagagaaagatgtTAGACGAT AATCGAACTCACCCAATTGAATATTATGGATTGCAACATGACACTCCCATAGATCACGGTACGACTCATCTGAGCGTCCTCGATCAATGGGGTGGTGGAGCAAGTGTTACTTCGACT gtgaatttgatatggGGAAGTCATGTTATGGATCCTAAGACAGGTATAATATTCAATGATGAGcaag ACGATTTCTCTGTACCTGGAGCAGCAGATGCATTTGGATTATGGCCTAGTCCATGGAATTATCCTCAACCAGgaaagag ACCTctatcttcaacatcagCGGCAATCTTATTGACACCCGCAACCAAGcaatcaccttcaagtaTATACGCTGTGATAGGTGGTTCAGGAGGATCAAGAATCTTCCCTTCGATTCTACAAGTGTTACTTAATTTATTCTCAGGAATGGACATATCACAATCTATAGAAGCTTGTAGAGTTCATAATCAGATTGTACCTCCTCTTACAACTATTGAAGTTGGACCTGAAGGTTCACCTGAggaaatcatcaaagatttaaaagaaagaggtCAAGAGGTAGGGGAATTTGATGTGAATATCGGTATAAGTGAAG TCCAAGCGATCGTTATTGAGAATGGGACTATCTGGGCTGCTAGTGATTCAAGGAAGAACGGTGTTGCCGCTGGTTATTGA